In the Candidatus Eremiobacteraceae bacterium genome, one interval contains:
- a CDS encoding DUF3465 domain-containing protein: MSNADLSDVFTRYPDSGACAAVAAHRIADVAVAGTVADEPTFFVGRRTHALHETFDIVTPHGLKLRVVDNVALAPEIPVHAGDNIVVAGQLIPARAGAIVHDTHHWPGPGWHRGGWIEWNGRRYA; encoded by the coding sequence ATGAGCAATGCCGATCTTTCAGATGTTTTCACTCGTTATCCCGACAGCGGGGCTTGCGCTGCGGTCGCGGCGCACCGCATCGCCGATGTCGCAGTGGCCGGCACCGTCGCAGACGAGCCCACTTTTTTCGTAGGCCGCCGCACGCACGCCCTCCATGAGACATTCGACATCGTCACGCCGCACGGCCTGAAATTGCGCGTCGTCGACAATGTGGCCCTGGCGCCGGAAATCCCGGTCCATGCCGGCGACAACATCGTCGTCGCCGGACAGCTCATCCCCGCGCGCGCCGGAGCCATCGTGCACGACACGCATCACTGGCCCGGCCCCGGCTGGCATCGGGGTGGTTGGATCGAATGGAACGGCCGACGCTACGCCTG
- a CDS encoding PD-(D/E)XK nuclease family protein, whose product MADITNDFAWSWSRHQMLYQCARKIYWQYYGSWGGWDAAAPKDAALAYRLKQIKSVAMLVGELFHEVVGERLRMRADAPSPVPVAQIREEVERRLLKRLRESRNRDWERFGQPKRYAILFEDYYGPGVNTAMSDIAIEQVGGYAQWLAASPYGRRAFEVPKRRLRIVDPPSFDDKRMTIDGVTVYAAPDLVVEDDQGTLHIVDWKTGRAAKANIAQLSVYGLFVSEKLGAPIERITAHLVFLATGETERHTNLREGVAEARRMISTYTTDVRARLTDIGHNVAGDIDQFPMTDDRSLCRRCNFRELCGRLDQPPAAPPDDDAGG is encoded by the coding sequence TTGGCAGACATCACAAACGATTTCGCCTGGTCTTGGTCGCGTCATCAGATGCTGTATCAGTGCGCGCGCAAGATCTACTGGCAGTACTACGGGTCGTGGGGCGGATGGGATGCGGCGGCGCCGAAGGACGCCGCACTCGCCTATCGGCTGAAGCAGATCAAGAGCGTTGCGATGCTCGTCGGCGAGCTTTTCCACGAAGTTGTCGGCGAGAGGCTGCGCATGCGAGCGGACGCGCCGTCGCCGGTCCCCGTCGCGCAGATTCGCGAAGAGGTCGAACGGCGCTTGCTCAAGCGGTTGCGAGAATCGCGCAACCGTGATTGGGAGCGATTCGGTCAGCCCAAACGCTACGCCATACTTTTTGAAGACTACTACGGTCCCGGCGTGAACACCGCGATGAGCGACATCGCCATCGAACAAGTCGGCGGCTACGCGCAATGGCTGGCCGCAAGCCCGTACGGGCGGCGCGCGTTTGAAGTTCCAAAGCGCCGTCTGCGCATCGTCGATCCGCCGTCCTTCGACGACAAGAGGATGACGATCGACGGCGTGACCGTTTATGCCGCGCCGGATCTTGTGGTCGAAGACGATCAAGGCACGCTGCACATCGTCGATTGGAAAACGGGCAGAGCGGCCAAGGCGAACATCGCGCAACTTTCCGTGTACGGCCTATTCGTGTCGGAGAAACTCGGTGCGCCGATCGAACGCATCACCGCGCACTTGGTCTTTCTCGCCACCGGTGAGACCGAGCGCCACACCAACCTGCGCGAAGGGGTCGCCGAGGCCCGGCGCATGATCTCCACCTATACGACCGACGTGCGCGCCCGGCTCACGGACATCGGGCACAACGTCGCCGGCGACATCGATCAATTCCCGATGACCGACGATCGCTCGCTCTGCCGGCGCTGCAATTTCCGCGAACTCTGCGGCCGCCTCGACCAACCGCCCGCCGCGCCCCCCGACGATGACGCCGGCGGCTGA
- a CDS encoding NUDIX domain-containing protein, with amino-acid sequence MPILSNVQLCSGLLIRDGRLLLVRCVYDGQPDPLWVLPGGRQESGETIEEAVVREFAEETSLLVRTVGLAYVSESIDPPIGYHVVNCTFFVEEVGGPGTPLPRDPAVVDARFVPVGDAANLLEADVLAIPVGAALRGELGRRYFSFRPEDVKVPFFNRPSA; translated from the coding sequence GTGCCAATCCTTTCTAACGTCCAACTATGCAGCGGCCTCTTGATTCGCGACGGCCGGTTGCTGCTCGTCAGGTGCGTCTACGACGGGCAACCGGATCCATTGTGGGTGCTCCCCGGCGGACGTCAGGAGTCGGGCGAAACGATTGAAGAAGCGGTCGTGCGCGAATTCGCCGAGGAGACATCGCTGCTCGTGCGGACAGTTGGTCTCGCGTACGTCAGCGAATCCATCGATCCCCCGATCGGCTATCACGTCGTGAACTGCACGTTCTTCGTCGAAGAGGTCGGCGGCCCCGGAACCCCGCTGCCCCGCGATCCCGCAGTCGTCGACGCGCGCTTCGTGCCGGTCGGCGATGCCGCTAATCTACTCGAAGCAGATGTGCTGGCGATTCCGGTCGGCGCCGCATTGCGAGGTGAGTTGGGCCGGCGGTACTTTTCCTTTCGGCCGGAAGACGTGAAGGTGCCGTTCTTCAATCGTCCTTCAGCTTGA